Below is a genomic region from Cottoperca gobio chromosome 24, fCotGob3.1, whole genome shotgun sequence.
ATGCAAGAGTTTGAAATAGGTCTTCTTTTAATTTTCCAAAAGCCACACAAGGCGGataaattcaaatgtatatacataaaatacaaatgctCTCCGATAGCCATGCACATGGCAGACAATGTATCtatcaaatgaaaaaaataacataTACATTACTTTTAATGTGCCAATATAAATCCAAAATGGTATTCATCAAAATGTGAACATGTGCCCAGCAAAATAAAGTTACTGTCAGTGTTTTTAGATGTCAAAAAGAGGAATGGAAAATCAAAAAAGaaactacttcctgtttcctgtcagggCTGATTTTTCCAATAAAAATGTTGCGTGACAAACTGTTAGTTTTCTgttcaatattaatttgtatgtGTCTGCTTGGATTTGAAGGTTTGGTTCAGCCAATTTTTTTTGTCCTTCGCTCACCGTTTGTGCCTCTTACAAATACATTAGCTGCTAATTATGTTAGCATTAACGCACGGGTTACGTGATACACATTTCTGTCAATGATGTCACGCTATTTCACAAGATATGTAGCATCAATGCACCAGCAAAGGCAGACAAAAAGAAGACTTCCTAGTGTCCCTGATGTAAACATTGGCAGATTCAAACTTTTAAGAAAAAtttgctttgcaaatgttttatgactaTCTATGTTGGACCTCAAAGATACCCACAATGCAtacattcattttgtttgtttgcaaaaaaactccacagggtttTCTCAATGTGATTTCCACAGCATTTATTCTATCATGTCATACTCACCCCAGAAATACTACTTTGCCTGTTTTTTTGTGATTGATCTATGAAATCAAAACTTCCTGCAaatctttcacaataaaagcctacCAGAAAAAGAAAGGGACTATGCCTTTTGAGCTGAGAGAAAGCTTTTAAAGTGAAACACCCTTTGAGTTTCATTGACAATAACGTAACactaaacaaaataatttaaccGAATGGAAATAATTCCCCATGTCATACTAACCACTCTGCTTATTTCCAGTCCGTCTTATTGCGTTAAGTTACTGTCAATGAATCTCAACACTTTCTGTAATAtaagcctttttttaaatatatttttgtggcCGGGGCACTATTTGAATAGCAGCTTTTATCTAATTCTAAAAGTGATAGAAGTATCTTTACCTGccttgtattttgttttctgtgccaCAGATTCCGATGATGACAGGGGCCTTCATGGACTCATCTCCTAATGATGACTACAGCACCGACCACTCTCTGTTCAACTCGTCTTCCAGTGTCCACACTGCCTCCATGGCAGCACATGGTCAGCCTGAGGAGGCCCAGTCCATGTCCGGGGACGCCATTTGGCTCTGGATCGCCATCACTGCCACCATTGGGAACATTGTAGTTGTGGGCGTAGTTTATGCATTCACATTCTGAAAGTAACTATTCTGAGCCAGGTTGTTTGAAAGAACATGGATATAGTTTATGACAAGCTATAAACCTCAATGGGCTGTGAATGCATTCTCTGTCAAGTGGATGACTCAGCAAATGGAATTTCATCTAGTCACAAAGTACACATCAGCAAAATTACCCAACAGTCATCATTCCCAAAGCAATTGAGTCAAAATTAACTTCTGCCACCCAAGTGTTGTAGAGTGGAACAAAAGTGGCAACAGCAGACATAATGTACAAAATTATTCTTcgttaaatgtgtttatgtgcttcAAAGTATAGATATTTGTTCCTGGCTTATATGTTCTCGTGAAAAATGTTTACTTACAGTAAATTGCTCTTTGCAGGTACAAAGCAAAACACTCTTGCAGAGATAGGTTTTTTTGTTCCATTATATCATAAGAAAAACCTTCATTTTGGAAccaatttaaatacaaacattttaatttgtcaaacCCACTTTgaagtctttatttatttattaattattttttattatttagtgtttttactgTTAACCCTgtctgaaatatgatctcgtgagatattggttctcatgacgtcacttgttgctagtacaattgatttggtttggtacaattcagaatctctccatagtcatattttctttgggattttaaacatctattttttgctcttatcaaaatgcacaaagactttaagtgtatttgttgtgtttttacaattttttttacagtgaatCCTAactttacagtcaggatggcagagcggtctaaggcgctgcgttcaggtcgcagtctcctctggaggcgtggaATCAAATTCCACTTCTGATAGccattgtttttcactgtaaccattacctgaaatatgatctcgtgaaatattggttctcatgacatcccttgttgctagtacaattgatttggtttggtaacattcagaatctctccatagtcatatttcctttgggatttcaaacatctattttttgctcctaccaaaatgcacaaagactttaagtgtattaaaagtgtttttacgattttttttacagttgatactaattttacagtcaaGATGGCCATGCGGtttaaggcgctgcgttcaggttgcaggcgtgggttcaaatcccacttctgacagcccgtgtttttcactgtaaccattacctgaaatatgatctcgtgagatattggttctcatgacgtcccttATTGCtcgtacaattgatttggtttgttaaaattcagaatctctccatagtcatatttcctttggaATTTTAAAGATCTATTTTTTGACAGTAAATTGATAATGTAAATAATGGGAAAAggaaaattatttaaattcttgTAGTGTTTTAGTTGTTTGAATTTGTAGAATGTGCTTATTGGGTTATGTAATATGGGATTGTTAGTGGTGGaatgttaattatttatttaaatttaaaaaaatgtatgtgtggTGTTTTTGAGAGAAGATATGTGTGCCGAGAAATATAATGTggaattgtaaataaaatgtaaaaattgtaattttcataataaaagagaaaaaaataatcgtatagtggttagtactctgcgTTGTGGTCGCAGCAACCCTGGTTCGAATACGGGTCAAGGCAGTAGTGCTGAGCTGATTTATGTACTTATGTTTGACTCCTAGCTAGCTCGCATAAGCTTTAGCCAGTAAATTACTTGCTAATCATTTCCAACACCACATCCcctacaaactgctcatcaaagtaaatgtacatctggaaagaaccaaatgatggggacgatgcatttcatcatgtgctaaactaggtccaagccctttgatttaaagAAGTCACAACTTTTATAGGCCTCTACTGCTCACTGatcatctttctttacaaaacgACTTCCGTCCccaaaggacagaatcagcggtgctagacatataaaacaaactgtcattttGGAAACCCTTGCAAATGAAATTGGACtacatttgatattgacagttccaACTGTGCTATCACAACAAAGGGTGCCATGAGCAACACAAGTGGCCGTGATCGTACagtggttagtactctgcgTCGTGGTCTCAGCAACCCCGATTCGAATCCGGGTCACGGCAGTAGTGCTGAGCTGATTTATGTACTTATGTTCGACTCCTAGCTAGCTCGCATAAGCTTTAGCCAGTAAATTACTTGCTAATCATTTCCAACACCACATCCCCTACAAACTGCTcataaaagtaaatgtacatctagaaagaaccaaatgatggggacgatgcatttcatcatgtgctaaactaggtccaagccctttgatttaaagAAGTCACAACTTTTATAGGCCTCTACTGCTCACTGatcatctttctttacaaaacgACTTCCGTCCccaaaggacagaatcagcggtgctagacatataaaacaaactgtcattttggaaacccatgcagatgaaattggaCTACATTTGTTATTGACAGTTCCAACTGTGCTATCACAACAAAGGGTGCCATGAGTAAAACTGTTCGGTTGCTGGtggaaagtttttcttttttatgttctgGCCCCCTACTATCTTAGGGTAGTAGGGGaggattgtttatttatttaattttacgGAAGGATCACAATGGCTGAAGATAACAGGAACGGACAGGACAAAGAGATGCCGAgtgttaattatttatttaaattttaattttttatgtGTGGTGGTTTTGAGGGAAGATATGTGTGCCCAGAAATATAATGTggaattgtaaataaaatgtaaaaattgcaattttcataataaaagagaaaaaaaaaaaaactcggaaactaagcagagttgggctgggtcagtacttggatggttGACCGTccgggaatacccggtgctgtaagcattttgtttccttcttaattagcaaaatgaagacatgaatagaactgtccgcgtatattaagaaaagacaattcattgtgttttaccttctataaacagcaagtgtatatgctctattgcagattacggccataccacactgacaatgcccgatctcgtctgatttcagaagctaagcagagttgggctgggtcagtacttggatgggtgactgcctgggaatacccggtgctgtaatcATTTTGTTTCCCTCTTAATTAGcataatgaagacatgaatagaactgtccgcgtatattaagaaaagacagatcattgtgttttaccttcaataaacagcaagtgtatatgctctatttcatattacggccataccacactgacaacgtctgatctcggaagctaagcagaggtgacctgggtcagtacttggatgggtgaccgcctgggaatacccggtgctgtaagcattttgtttccttcttaattagcaaaatgaagacatgaatagaactgtccgcgtatattaagaaaagatcattcattgtgttttaccttctataaacagcaagtgtatatgctctattgcagatcacggccataccacactgacaatgcccgatctcgtctgatctcggaagctaagcagagttggcctgggtcagtacttggatgggtgaccgcctgggaatactcGGTGCTGTAagctttttgtttccttcttaattagcaaaatgaagacatgaatagaactgtccgcgtatattaagaaaagacaattcattgtgttgtaccttcaataaacagcaagtgtatatgctctgttgcagattacggccataccacactgacaacccCCGaactcgtctgatctcggaagctaagcagagttgggctgggtcagtacttggatgggtgactgcctgggaatacccggtgctgtaatcATTTTGTTTCCCTCTTAATTAGcataatgaagacatgaatagaactgtccgcgtatattaagaaaagacagatcattgtgttttaccttcaataaacagcaagtgtatatgctctatttcatattacggccataccacactgacaacgtctgatctcggaagctaagcagaggtgacctgggtcagtacttggatgggtgaccgcctgggaatacccggtgctgtaagcattttgtttccttcttaattagcaaaatgaagacatgaatagaactgtccgcgtatattaagaaaagataatttattgtgttttaccttctataaacagcaagtgtatatgcaagtgtatatgctctattgcagattacggccataccacactgacaatgcccgatctcgtctgatctcggaagctaagcagagttggcctgggtcagtacttggatgggtgaccgcctgggaatactcGGTGCTGTAagctttttgtttccttcttaattagcaaaatgaagacatgaatagaactgtccgcgtatattaagaaaagacaattcattgtgttgtaccttcaataaacagaaagtgtatatgctctattgcagattacggccataccacactgacaacccCCGaactcgtctgatctcggaagctaagcagagttgggctgggtcagtacttggatgggtgactgCCTGGGAATACCTGGTGCTGTAATCATTTTGTTTCCCTCTTAATTAGcataatgaagacatgaatagaactgtccgcgtatattaagaaaagacaattcattgtgttttaccttctataaacagcaagtgtatatgctctattgcagattacggccataccacactgacaatgcccgatctcgtctgatttcagaagctaagcagagttgggctgggtcagtacttggatgggtgactgcctgggaatacccggtgctgtaatcATTTTGTTTCCCTCTTAATTAGcataatgaagacatgaatagaactgtccgcgtatattaagaaaagacagatcattgtgttttaccttcaataaacagcaagtgtatatgctctatttcatattacggccataccacactgacaacgtctgatctcggaagctaagcagaggtgacctgggtcagtacttggatgggtgaccgcctgggaatacccggtgctgtaagcattttgtttccttcttaattagcaaaatgaagacatgaatagaactgtccgcgtatattaagaaaagataattcattgtgttttaccttctataaacagcaagtgtatatgctctattgcagatcacggccataccacactgacaatgcccgatctcgtctgatctcggaagctaagcagagttggcctgggtcagtacttggatgggtgaccgcctgggaatactcGGTGCTGTAagctttttgtttccttcttaattagcaaaatgaagacatgaatagaactgtccgcgtataataagaaaagacaattcattgtgttgtaccttcaataaacagcaagtgtatatgctctgttgcagattacggccataccacactgacaacccCCGaactcgtctgatctcggaagctaagcagagttgggctgggtcagtacttggatgggtgactgcctgggaatacccggtgctgtaatcATTTTGTTTCCCTCTTAATTAGcataatgaagacatgaatagaactgtccgcgtatattaagaaaagacagatcattgtgttttaccttcaataaacagcaagtgtatatgctctatttcatattacggccataccacactgacaacgtctgatctcggaagctaagcagaggtgacctgggtcagtacttggatgggtgaccgcctgggaatacccggtgctgtaagcattttgtttccttcttaattagcaaaatgaagacatgaatagaactgtccgcgtatattaagaaaagataatttattgtgttttaccttctataaacagcaagtgtatatgcaagtgtatatgctctattgcagattacggccataccacactgacaatgcccgatctcgtctgatctcggaagctaagcagagttggcctgggtcagtacttggatgggtgaccgcctgggaatactcGGTGCTGTAagctttttgtttccttcttaattagcaaaatgaagacatgaatagaactgtccgcgtatattaagaaaagacaattcattgtgttgtaccttcaataaacagaaagtgtatatgctctattgcagattacaggccataccacactgacaacccCCGaactcgtctgatctcggaagctaagcagagttgggctgggtcagtacttggatgggtgactgCCTGGGAATACCTGGTGCTGTAATCATTTTGTTTCCCTCTTAATTAGcataatgaagacatgaatagaactgtccgcgtatattaagaaaagacaattcattgtgttttaccttctataaacagcaagtgtatatgctctattgcagattacggccataccacactgacaatgcccgatctcgtctgatttcagaagctaagcagagttgggctgggtcagtacttggatggctgactgcctgggaatacccggtgctgtaatcATTTTGTTTCCCTCTTAATTAGcataatgaagacatgaatagaactgtccgcgtatattaagaaaagacagatcattgtgttttaccttcaataaacagcaagtgtatatgctctatttcatattacggccataccacactgacaacgtcTGATCTTGGAAGCTAAGCAGAGGTGacctgggtcagtacttggatgggtgaccgcctgggccttctataaacagcaagtgtatatgcaagtgtatatgctctattgcagattacggccataccacactgaacaCAGGTGTGGTGAGTTGTGACTAACGAGCTGAGAGTtggaaggtggaggagaagaagcactaagcaggttttgtttgtttgaacattTGCAACAGACTGAGAATTTTTTCTGTTCGGTTGCTGCtggaaagtttttcttttttatgttctgGCCCCCTACTATCTTAGGGTAGTCGGGGaggattgtttatttgtttaattttacgGAAGGATCACAATGGCTGAAGACAACAGGAACGGACAGGACAAAGAGATGCCGATTGGACAAGGAAGTGAATGGGCTAAATACAGCAAAAGTTTGACGGTGATGCTGGTGGTGGAAggtggagagaagaagacaataaTGGACGTGCTGAAGGCAGTTAAGCGGGAGTGTGGACTAGTGCTGGGgtgcagagtgagaggagagagcaggctgGAGGTGACAATGGAGACTGTGGAGGGAAAAAAGACACTGATTGATGGATTGAAAGTTGGAGAGACTACAATCATGGGTAAGGAGATGAACAGTGACGAGATGGTTGTCTCTTTTTTGAACCTGCCTGTGTATATAACAGATGATCAAATAATTGACCGGCTGAAAGAGTGGGGAGTTGGAGCAGCATCGGGGATAAAAAGGAGAGTGTGGCCTGGAACAGATGTGGTGGACGGCACTCGATTCTTGAGAGTAAAATTCACAGAAGAGGTGAGGTCCCTGCCATACTCTACACGCTTCCACACAATTGAGGGCATAGAACATTTCAGGGTGATACATGACCGGCAGGAGAGAGTGTGCCGTCGGTGCATCAAGCCGGGGCATATTTACCGGGAATGCCCGGAGTTGAAGTGCTACAGGTGTGGGGAACAGGGACATTACGCCAGGGAGTGCGCAGCAcgcagagagggggagagcggAGCCGGGGGGAGAGAGGGTgcggaggaaaacaaaaaagaaaggagCAGGAatgaagggaggagggaggaggtgagagtACTGAGTGAGGCAAGTGACATGGAAGAAGGGGATGCTGAGAAGACAGgtggaaaggaggaggaggaggaggaggaagaaagcaGAAGTGAGGAGAGCAGTGGGAGTGATGTGGAGGATCCTGGTGCTACAGGTGCCAAGGTGGAGGGTAGAGGTGCCGGAGGAGGAGTGGACGGTGGGAAAGGTGGAGGAGcgggagctggagaggagagaggcggCAAGGTCGGAGATGGCGGGAGACGCATGGCTGAGACAGAGGGGCGCTACACGGACGAGTCTGAGGATGGTGGTGACGAGGGAGACGGCGGGGAAGCTACGGACGATGAGGATGACGGAGCtgatgaggaggagatggaggttGCGGGACATCTGGAGAAGAAGAGTGTTGGGGAGTCGGAGGAGgtgaaaaggagaagagagatggagagagagaaagatgctcCATGCTTGAAGACGAGGGTGTTAAGCAGAGTTACGGCAAAGAGGAAAGCAGAGAGACCAGAGGTTGAAAAGAAAGGGcgggagaaaaagaaggaggtgAAGACGAAAAAGGAAAGAACGGCGTGAGtaacatgaacattttaaaaagaacaatTGAAAAGGACATTGGTGTGGTTCATTTACAAATAACGAAAGACAATTTCAATGAAGGCTTTGTGAGAGGAAGCACGTTTGTATCGGTGGAGGATGGTGGGGTGAAAATTAATTTATGAATGTAATTAGGATGTTgagtattgttgtttttattttgtgtatggtttgttttgttttattactttttggTTTGGGTGTGATATGTGGTGGATAAGAAAAACACGAAAGCAAAACCAAACCTGTGACATACAGAAGCTATATTTTCTATGCAAATATTAGTTAGAATTGTGAAGAAAATGtaacatgtgttttttataataaaagataaaaaaaaaaaaaaaaaaaacaactcccgaactcgtctgatctcggaagctaagcagagttgggctgggtcagtacttggatgggtgactgcctgggaatacccggtgctgtaatcattttgtttccttcttaattagcaaaatgaagacatgaatagaactgtccgcgaatattaagaaaagacaattcattgtgttttaccttctataaacagcaagtgtatatgcaagtgtatatgctctcttgcagattacggccatactacactgacaacgcccgatctcgtctgatctcggaagctaagcagagttgggctgggtcagtacttggatgggtgaccacctgggaatacccggtgctgtaagcattttgtttccttcttaattagcataATGAAGAcgtgaatagaactgtccgcgtatattaagaaaagacaattcattgtgttttaccttctataaacagcaagtgtatatgctctattgcaaattacggccataccacactgacaaagcccgatctcgtctgatctcggaagctaagcagagttgggctgggtcagtacttggatgggtgaccgcctgcgaatacccggtgctgtaagcattttgtttccttcttaattagcaaaatgaagacatgaatagaactgtctgcgtatattaagaaaagacaattcattgtgttttaccttctataaacagtAAGTGTATatgcaagtgtatatgctctattgcagagtacggccataccacactgacaacgcccgatctcgtctgatctcagAAGCTAAggagagttgggctgggtcagtagtTGGGTGGGttaccgcctgggaatacccggtgctgtaatcattttgtttccttcttaattggcaaaatgaagacatgaatagaactgtccgcttATATTAAGacaagacaattcattgtgttttaccttctataaacagcaagtgtatatgctctattgcagataacggccataccacactgacaacgccagatctcgtctgatctcggaagctaagcagagtttgGCTctgtcagtacttggatgggtgactacctgggaatacccggtgctgtaaacattttgtttccttcttaattagcaaaatgaagacatgaatagaactgtccgcgtataatttagaaaagacaattcattgtgttttaccttcaataaacagcaagtgtatatgctctatttcagattacggccataccacactgacaacacccgatctcgtctgatctagGAAGCTAAGCAGACTTGGattgggtcagtacttggatgggtgactacctgggaatacccggtgctgtaagcattttgtttcattcttaattagcaaaatgaagacatgaatagaactgtccgcgtatattaaaacaagacaattcattgtgttttaccttctataaacagcaagtgtatatgctctattgcagattacggccataccacactgacaaagCCTGAtatcgtctgatctcggaagctaagcagagttgggctgggtcagtacttggatgggtgaccgcctgcgaatacccggtgctgtaagcattttgtttccttcttaattagcaaaatgaagacatgaatagaactctctgcgtatattaagaaaagacaattcattgtgttttaccttctataaacagcaagtgtatatgcaagtgtatatgctctattgcagattacggccataccacactgacaactgCCCGAtttcgtctgatctcggaagctaagcagagttgagctgggtcagtacttgaaTAAGtaaccgcctgggaatacccggtgctgtaagcattttttttccttcttaattagcagaatgaagacatgaatagaactgtccgtgtatattaagaaaagacaattcattgtgttttagcttctatAAAcggcaagtgtatatgctctattgcagattacggccataccacactgacaacgcccaatctcgtctgatctcggaagctaagcagagttgggctgggtcagtacttggatgggtgaccgcctgggaatacccggtgctgtaagcattttgtttccttcttaattagcaaaatgaagacatgaatagaactgtctgcgtatattaagaaaagacaattcattgtgttttaccttctataaaaggcaagtgtatatgctctattgcaggttatggccataccacactgacaatgcccgatctcgtctgatctcggaagctaagcagagttgagctgggtcagtacttggataggtgaccgcctgggaatgctcggtgctgtaagcattttgtttccttcttaattagcaaaatgaagacatgaatagaactgtccgcctatattaagaaaagacaattcattgtgttgtaccttcaataaacagcaagtgtatatgctctattgcagattacggccataccacactgacaacccCCGAACTCGTCTggtctcggaagctaagcagagttgggttgggtcagtacttggatgggtgaccgcttGGGAATACCttgtgctgtaagcattttgtttccttcttaattagcaaaatgaagacatgaatagaactgtccgcttATATTAAGacaagacaattcattgtgttttaccttctataaacagcaagtgtatatgcaagtgtatatgctctattgcagattacggccataccacactgacaacgcccgatttcgtctgatctcggaaacTAAGCAGAGTTgagctgggtcagtacttgaaTAGGTGActgcctgggaatacccggtgctgtaagcattttgtttccttcttaattagcagaatgaagacatgaatagaactgtccgtgtatattaagaaaagacaattcattgtgttttaccttctataaacggcaagtgtatatgctctattgcagattacggccataccacactgacaacgcccgatctcgtctgatctcggaagctaagcagagttgggctgggtcagtacttggatgggtgactgcctgggaatacccggtgctgtaagcattttgtttccttcttaattagcagaatgaagacatgaatagaactgtctgcgtatattaagaaaagacaattcattgtgtttcacCTTCTATAAAcggcaagtgtatatg
It encodes:
- the LOC115003802 gene encoding uncharacterized protein C14orf132-like — protein: MDLSFMATQIPMMTGAFMDSSPNDDYSTDHSLFNSSSSVHTASMAAHGQPEEAQSMSGDAIWLWIAITATIGNIVVVGVVYAFTF